The genomic interval GAGATGTACATCTCAACAATCTGGGACCAAATGGCGTAGTTGGAACATCCGAATTGATGACAATTGGAGTGGTCAAGTTTTTGGTGATCAAAGTTGGGCCCTGGACTTTGGATAAAGCTTTGGTCATTTGGTTGGTAAGATTGGTGAGGATGGAGTTGGTATGTGGTGAAGAGTCACTATTGGAGTTGATGATAATGCCAGTGTCGGCCTAGGAGGCACAGATCAAACAAATAAAGCTAGAGTTTTTTCAGTGGAAGGAGCCAAGGATCAAATTCCTTgatctgataccatgttaattcTGCAATCAATTCTGCAATGATTTTATTTCCTCTCCCTTATTTTTTACATTGAAAGAATACATTTAAATAGGAAAAAAACTTGCAATCCTATTTTGGTAATACAGATATCACAACAATTAATACACATATCACATCAATGAGGATTTACATCTACAACTACATCTTTCCGAAGTTAATTTCTCACAACTCACGCCAGCAAAATCTATATTTGggtggatttgaataaatttcaaaataaattatattatattttatccaaatctaatacaaattcaaattcaagaccaCTTTAAACATAGGGTAAATGAATTCAATTCAAAATTTGGATTTTCCTAGTAAAAGAAAATTTATAACATTGATTGAAGTGTAAAGTACACGGCATGCACTCgagtttaatattttaatcatttaaTGAATTTCTCTAAGTTTATATCAACCAAAGATTAAGTTTTAGCTTGGTCCAATTGTTCTTGATAAGTTCAATTAGTTATTACTTATGGGTCCTATGGTATTTGTTTGCATGAATAAAAATTACAGAATTGTTAAAGTATTAGCAATTCTTTATCATACATACTAGAAAACGTTAATGCTCGAGCAAATCATATATTAGTACAAATTATAAGAAATGTGTTATCAAACAGGTTTTAACTTTGTGATTTGCTTATAAATGTAGAATAAATTTACTAAATTCTAATTTCAAACAAAACATTAGTTATTATGTTACAAAATAAATTGCTGATGGAATggtaaaaaatttattttgaggaATGACAAATTGTATATTTACGATCCctcataaattatttttaattgaagCCATCATTGAATTGCTATTTAATTGACTTCACCTAAGTCTATAGCCAGTCTTAACTGTGTAAACCTTTGTCTAAGAACAATTACTGCAAGGCAAACCTTCCAAGGCCTGCATATCCCCTTACCTAGTGACTTGCAATAGGATGAGTCGGATCACTTAATCTGCCTATTCTTTAGTTCGATGTCCAAACTAATTGAAGCTTCACAACGTACAAAATTCAAAAGCTGCATATCTCAATCATACTTTTCTTAGCCCAGGAGACTAGACAATGGATTGAGGAAAGAAAACAAGATGCAAAGGAGGGTGCCATGCAAGCAAAGGCCATTCCTTTCCCTCGATAGCTTCTCCCATAGAACCCCACGCATAAAGATAAACCAGACCAAGGTCCATGCATTATTTTCTTGTTACGTGCAAAATTTAATTATTAACGACAACAAACAAACTAGCTAACTAGGCAATAATTAATGTCTTTTCTGGCTCGTCGTCCTCGCATGCGGATCAGCGGAGTCCAGAGAATGAGAATCTACCACTACTACTGGTGTCGCCACTGCCACCGGAGCATTCTCATCGCCGCCGGGAACCCACCGGAACTAAGACTCTGTCCCCGCTGCCTCACACAACTTCCGCCACTCCACGGCGCCGTCCCCGCCACCCTGCCTCGACGGCGAAACAACCGTCGTTTTGATTCTTACATATGGGAACCCGAAACCGATCGAGACGGACCCGTTTCCCGGTCATGGATAGTCCTCCAAGTTTCCGGACTCGGATCAAGACCCGTTGCCCCGTACGCGGAAAATGTGGATCCAGCTCATGATGAAGCCCTCCGTTCGAGTACTGGTGACGGTGATTTTGAGCTTTTTAATGATCAAGAGCTAGCGCCGAACAACCGCCCGGCGGGGGCTCCGGCCACTGAAGCCCTGCGAGCGGCAAAGGTGACGGCGGGGCACATAGGCCAAGACTCGGAGTGCCCCATTTGCAAGGAGGAATATGAAGTTGGTGGGGAGGTTAGAGAGATGCCTTGCAGCCATTTTTATCATTCGGAATGCATACTTGCCTGGCTGCGGATTCATAATTCCTGCCCAGTTTGTCGGTACCAGCTCCCaccaccttcttcttcttcttcttcttcttcttcctttgctACTCCTAATGTTAATTGTTAGTGAATATAGACTGAAGATATAAAACAAAGGAGATGCAGGAAATCACTCACACTAAAATTGAATTACAAACTTGGCTATTAGATAGCCTTACAAAGAAAACTGAAACAAACGCAAACATAGTCCATGTTTTACAACTACTACCCACATTTTACAATTGCTATATTGTGGCAGTAACCACTTGACCCCACTAAGTTAAATATAAAACTAACATTTCCTCCCTTAAACTAAATGCTATAAGCTTGAGTTTACATCATTCTGTGGTAGATAGACTCACCACTGGTTGTTTTTCTTATGACCAAGAAATTGCCCCTGAACTCAACAACAAAAATACATGGCCTGGTGTACTCTTTCTACCGTCTAAATCACCAGCATAGTCACTATGAGTGTAAGCAACAAGTTCATAATCTCCTccctttttctataaaaaatcccaaaatcaattgTTCCTTTTAAATAACGCAACACCCTTTTTGCTATCTGTAGATGTAGTTCAGTAGGTTTCTCCATATACCTATTAATGATGCTTACTACAAACATTAAATCTGGTCAAGTGGTTGTGAGGTACATAAGACTTCCTACAATCTGCTTATAGTAAGTCTTGTCCACTTTAACTCCTTCATCTGTCGCAAGCTTGCAAACAGGAACAATGAGATTAAAGCAGACTTACTTTTATCCATTCCAAACcatagacaccctaatttttactaggtcttctcaattttgaaataaaggccCTGAATCAAAAGTGTGAAGGTGGGGATTGTTCATCTTTAATGGACTGGCCCTAAGTTCCTAAGTTGATAGGACTAGGCTTGATTTACCTAGCCATGTTCCTAAATGTCCCTAACCAGTTTTTCAAAATCATGTCATGAAAATTTAAGTGAGGGTTAGGAATCCTTAAAATCATTGCTTTAGCAAAaattggttgattaattgaaagTCCTTGAATTCTTAATTCATATTTGTTTTCGACCAAGTCCCTAAGTTGATACG from Malania oleifera isolate guangnan ecotype guangnan chromosome 9, ASM2987363v1, whole genome shotgun sequence carries:
- the LOC131163434 gene encoding E3 ubiquitin-protein ligase RDUF2-like; the encoded protein is MRISGVQRMRIYHYYWCRHCHRSILIAAGNPPELRLCPRCLTQLPPLHGAVPATLPRRRNNRRFDSYIWEPETDRDGPVSRSWIVLQVSGLGSRPVAPYAENVDPAHDEALRSSTGDGDFELFNDQELAPNNRPAGAPATEALRAAKVTAGHIGQDSECPICKEEYEVGGEVREMPCSHFYHSECILAWLRIHNSCPVCRYQLPPPSSSSSSSSSFATPNVNC